In Periplaneta americana isolate PAMFEO1 chromosome 4, P.americana_PAMFEO1_priV1, whole genome shotgun sequence, one DNA window encodes the following:
- the mRpL14 gene encoding large ribosomal subunit protein uL14m: protein MTLQLSTCITTANVMSLRRAIHTSPACSHIIKLTRLRVVDNSEIGKRAMAEGKPPKCIHIYNKKGIGTIGDKVLVAIRGEKKKGIIVGVKQTQPSLIPKFDNNNVVLIDDNGTPLGTRIHVPIPHILRTLLKEKNIVKGADFTKLLALATRFV, encoded by the exons ATGACATTACAACTAAGCACATGTATTACAACGGCCAACGTGATGTCGCTGAGGCGTGCAATCCATACTTCTCCTGCTTGCAGTCATATTATAAAGTTAACTCGACTTCGAGTTGTGGACAATAGCGAAATTGGGAAACGTGCTATGGCAGAGGGAAAGCCACCAAAATgtattcatatatataataagaaaGGCATTGGAACAATAG GTGACAAAGTGCTAGTGGCTATAAGAGGTGAGAAGAAGAAGGGAATCATTGTTGGCGTGAAACAGACTCAGCCATCTTTGATTCCTAAGTTTGACAATAACAATGTAGTGCTGATTGACGACAATGGAACCCCCCTTGGTACTAGAATTCATGTCCCAATTCCCCATATTCTACGAACATTACTGAAAGAAAAGAACATAGTTAAAGGTGCTGATTTCACGAAACTCTTAGCATTAGCCACACGATTTGTTTAG